The proteins below come from a single Prochlorococcus marinus CUG1415 genomic window:
- a CDS encoding ABC transporter ATP-binding protein produces the protein MRDSFQQEIPYIHFKDVSFSYPEKKENLICKCNFSIKKTGFWMVVGKNGSGKSTLLKLISGIIKPNNGIVNCQANIGMVFQNPDHQILMPNCRSELLLNVNENISDYEITKKIDYVLDQVGLNGFEKRPVHTLSGGQKQRLTIACALISNKNFILLDEPTALLDQTSQLKVLKTIKNLTSDHEKPLTALWITHRYEELTYADEVAELKNGFLSGWQEPSKFKYN, from the coding sequence ATGAGAGATTCTTTTCAACAAGAAATTCCTTATATACATTTCAAAGATGTCTCTTTTTCATATCCTGAAAAAAAGGAAAATTTAATTTGTAAATGTAATTTCTCAATAAAAAAAACTGGATTTTGGATGGTCGTCGGTAAAAATGGAAGTGGAAAAAGTACTCTTTTAAAATTAATAAGTGGAATAATTAAACCCAACAATGGAATCGTTAATTGTCAAGCAAATATTGGGATGGTATTTCAAAACCCTGATCATCAAATATTGATGCCAAATTGCAGGAGCGAACTTCTGCTTAATGTTAATGAAAATATCAGTGACTATGAAATTACAAAAAAAATTGATTATGTGCTTGATCAGGTGGGATTGAATGGTTTTGAAAAAAGGCCAGTTCATACTTTAAGCGGTGGGCAAAAACAACGCTTAACTATTGCATGCGCTCTTATTAGTAATAAAAACTTTATTCTTTTAGATGAGCCGACAGCTTTACTTGATCAAACTAGCCAATTAAAAGTTTTAAAAACTATTAAAAATCTTACAAGTGACCATGAAAAACCTTTAACAGCTTTATGGATTACTCACCGTTATGAAGAATTAACTTATGCTGATGAAGTAGCTGAGTTGAAAAATGGTTTTTTATCTGGCTGGCAAGAACCATCAAAATTTAAATATAATTAA
- a CDS encoding HesB/IscA family protein, whose amino-acid sequence MENVEVKQEIKNSDDGKGILITNDAIEQISNLLKGQSDQKALRVGVRSGGCSGMSYTMDFIGSNEINPDDKVYDYSLKADQSFQVVCDPKSLLYIYGMQLDFSKELIGGGFNFVNPNASQTCGCGSSFAV is encoded by the coding sequence ATGGAAAATGTAGAAGTTAAACAGGAAATTAAGAATTCTGATGATGGCAAGGGTATCTTAATTACTAATGATGCTATCGAGCAAATTTCAAATTTATTAAAGGGCCAAAGTGATCAAAAAGCACTCAGGGTAGGAGTAAGATCTGGTGGTTGTAGTGGGATGAGTTATACGATGGATTTTATAGGCAGTAATGAAATAAATCCCGATGATAAAGTTTATGATTATTCATTAAAAGCTGATCAAAGTTTTCAAGTTGTTTGTGATCCTAAAAGTCTCTTATATATTTATGGAATGCAGTTAGATTTTAGTAAGGAATTAATTGGCGGTGGTTTTAATTTTGTAAATCCTAATGCTTCTCAAACTTGCGGTTGTGGAAGCTCCTTTGCAGTTTAA
- a CDS encoding tetratricopeptide repeat protein, with product MNNEINPIEEDFNAALSRYKAGQDLIPIVQDFQKIIQQIPNHFAAWTCLSWLQLLLKNNEEALAAARQAVRLNQQDPQARMNLSLALLATNNKGVRDHIELIKKMSMMMPDVKSELKESIEDGLSRYPDWPELTKVKKWLEF from the coding sequence ATGAATAACGAAATTAATCCCATCGAAGAGGATTTTAATGCAGCTCTATCAAGATATAAAGCTGGCCAAGATTTAATTCCAATCGTTCAAGATTTCCAGAAAATTATACAGCAAATACCAAATCATTTTGCTGCCTGGACTTGTCTATCATGGCTTCAATTACTTTTGAAAAATAATGAAGAAGCTTTGGCAGCTGCCAGACAAGCTGTTCGATTAAATCAGCAAGATCCACAAGCAAGAATGAATTTGTCTTTAGCTCTTTTGGCTACTAATAATAAAGGTGTGAGGGATCATATTGAGTTAATTAAAAAAATGTCTATGATGATGCCGGATGTGAAAAGTGAGTTGAAAGAATCTATTGAAGATGGATTAAGTAGATATCCAGATTGGCCTGAGTTAACCAAAGTTAAAAAATGGTTGGAATTTTAA
- a CDS encoding TIGR01777 family oxidoreductase: protein MRILLLGCTGFVGKELVPTLLNENHEIYIVSRKPISKLKIDLDLNKFKFIQINLSKEQNWNNENLINILKEVDGIINLIGEPIAEKKWTYSQKQKIENSRIKTTKFLMKTLKIFKINPKVIINGSAIGYYGTSLSDEFTENSIEGEDFLANLCKQWEAVAAEKPFFSRLVIFRIGIVLEADGGALGKMLPIFKVGLGGPIGDGKQWMSWIHRSDLCGLITQALVDKKYSGVFNAVAPNPVLMRDFSQTLGKCLNRPNLLPVPGAVLKILLGDGAKVVLEGQKVISSKLKNYDFKYPLLEKAIYVSTKN from the coding sequence ATGCGTATTCTACTACTTGGCTGTACTGGATTTGTTGGGAAAGAATTAGTGCCAACACTATTGAATGAAAATCACGAGATATATATTGTAAGTAGAAAACCTATTAGTAAATTAAAAATTGATTTAGATTTGAATAAATTTAAATTTATTCAAATAAATTTATCAAAAGAACAAAACTGGAATAACGAAAATCTTATAAATATTTTAAAAGAGGTAGATGGAATTATTAATTTAATAGGAGAACCAATAGCAGAAAAAAAATGGACATATTCACAAAAACAGAAGATTGAAAATAGTCGCATTAAAACAACGAAATTTTTGATGAAAACTCTTAAAATTTTTAAAATCAACCCCAAAGTAATTATAAATGGATCGGCAATAGGTTATTACGGGACAAGTCTGTCGGATGAATTCACTGAAAATAGCATTGAAGGAGAAGACTTTTTAGCTAATCTTTGCAAACAATGGGAAGCAGTTGCTGCTGAAAAACCATTTTTCTCAAGGTTAGTTATTTTTAGAATTGGAATTGTTCTCGAGGCAGATGGAGGAGCATTAGGAAAAATGCTCCCTATATTTAAAGTTGGATTAGGTGGACCAATTGGAGATGGTAAGCAATGGATGAGTTGGATTCATAGAAGTGATTTATGTGGATTAATTACTCAAGCATTAGTTGATAAAAAGTATTCAGGAGTATTTAATGCTGTTGCACCAAATCCAGTATTAATGAGAGACTTTTCACAGACTTTAGGCAAATGTCTGAATAGACCTAATTTACTTCCAGTGCCTGGAGCGGTTTTAAAAATATTGTTAGGCGATGGAGCAAAAGTTGTATTAGAAGGACAAAAAGTAATAAGCAGTAAACTTAAAAATTATGATTTTAAATATCCTCTTCTTGAGAAAGCAATTTACGTCTCCACCAAGAATTAA
- a CDS encoding NAD(P)H-quinone oxidoreductase subunit O → MTDSIEEKPLKKGSLVFVDRANYIKSIEALASDEDLPNYVFEGPGEILSVKDEYAQVRWRRPVPDVWLKLDQLKEYIQ, encoded by the coding sequence ATGACAGATTCTATTGAAGAGAAACCTCTCAAGAAAGGAAGCTTAGTTTTTGTCGATAGAGCAAATTATATAAAAAGTATTGAGGCGCTTGCCAGTGATGAGGATTTACCTAATTATGTTTTTGAAGGTCCTGGAGAGATTCTTTCAGTCAAAGACGAATATGCTCAAGTTCGATGGCGCAGACCTGTTCCAGATGTTTGGTTGAAATTAGATCAACTTAAAGAATATATTCAATAG
- a CDS encoding lipid-A-disaccharide synthase-related protein, with the protein MSRILFLSNGHGEDLSGSLIAKQFVKSGYSVDALPIVGKGNHYEKEKINIIGKTKEFRTGGIGYNTLKGRLNEIFGGEIFYVLKRLYLTYKIRKKYDYFFVVGDIVPVFFTWVCKKNFFTYLVAYSSHYEGKLKLPWPSKFFLLSEKAKKIYTRDALTADDLTLQLKKKVSFLGNPFMDKFFSRNKEFNESDFSIGLFPGSRFPEILDNFVLILEVLEKLSDLRYFQKIEFNFAIVNALSSSKIKEIFQNRRWLNIEKIKEKYLLKFQYKSLEVNIYWNNFDKILFKSRCCISMAGTAAEQAIGLGKPVIQLEGKGPQFTKSFAEAQRRLLGKYVFCASNYKDKNDQINQTINLIIKVIYLIKLNKKFMISCNENAKKRLGENKACLKMVDDMNIFIKND; encoded by the coding sequence TTGTCTAGAATTTTATTTTTGAGTAATGGGCATGGAGAAGATCTATCTGGGAGTTTAATAGCTAAGCAATTTGTAAAAAGTGGTTATTCTGTTGATGCTTTGCCAATTGTTGGTAAAGGAAACCATTACGAAAAAGAAAAAATTAATATTATTGGAAAAACTAAAGAATTTAGGACTGGGGGAATTGGCTATAATACTTTGAAGGGAAGACTAAATGAGATATTTGGAGGAGAAATATTTTATGTTTTAAAAAGATTATATTTAACTTACAAAATAAGAAAAAAATATGATTATTTTTTTGTAGTTGGAGATATTGTGCCAGTTTTTTTTACATGGGTTTGTAAGAAAAATTTTTTTACATATCTAGTTGCTTATTCCAGTCATTATGAAGGCAAGTTAAAATTACCATGGCCTTCTAAATTTTTCTTGCTCTCAGAAAAGGCAAAAAAAATATATACGAGAGATGCGCTTACGGCTGATGATTTAACTTTGCAATTAAAAAAGAAAGTTTCTTTTTTAGGGAATCCATTTATGGATAAGTTTTTTTCTAGAAACAAAGAATTCAATGAATCTGACTTTAGTATTGGATTATTTCCAGGAAGTAGATTCCCCGAGATTTTAGATAATTTTGTTTTGATTTTAGAGGTATTAGAGAAACTCTCAGATTTAAGATATTTTCAAAAAATTGAGTTTAATTTTGCAATAGTTAATGCTTTATCTTCATCAAAAATAAAGGAGATATTTCAAAATAGAAGATGGTTAAACATAGAAAAAATAAAAGAGAAGTATCTCTTGAAATTCCAATATAAATCTTTAGAAGTGAATATATATTGGAATAATTTTGACAAAATATTATTTAAAAGTAGATGCTGTATCAGCATGGCAGGAACGGCAGCAGAGCAAGCGATTGGATTAGGAAAACCGGTTATTCAGCTTGAAGGTAAAGGTCCGCAATTTACAAAATCTTTTGCAGAAGCGCAAAGACGTTTGCTTGGAAAATATGTTTTTTGTGCCAGTAATTATAAAGATAAGAATGATCAAATAAATCAGACAATAAATTTGATCATAAAAGTAATATATCTAATAAAGCTAAATAAGAAGTTTATGATCTCATGTAATGAAAATGCCAAAAAAAGACTGGGTGAAAACAAAGCTTGTCTTAAGATGGTTGATGATATGAATATTTTTATAAAAAATGACTAA
- the zds gene encoding 9,9'-di-cis-zeta-carotene desaturase: MKIAIVGSGLAGLTAAVNLVDEGHEVEIYESRSFWGGKVGSWEDKEGNHIEMGLHVFFYNYANLFKLMKKVGALDNLLPKDHTHLFINNGGDLKSLDFRFPLGAPFNGLKAFFTTEQLTWVDKFRNALALGTSPIVRGLIDYEGAMKIIRDLDRISFKEWFLNHGGSEKSLERMWDPIAYALGFINCKDISARCMLTIFMMFASKTEASKLNLLKGSPHKWLTQPIVNYITNKGAKIHLNHKVEEIIYEKESSSYSVNQLKISSPEGIQVVFADKFLAACDVPGIKKIIPKEWYQFKEFEGLKKLRAVAVATIQLRYDGWVTELQKDNTGNFPTGLDNLLYSADASFSCFADLALASPADYRKKDMGSLLQCVLTPGDKWMGRSTERITKEIDKEVRRLFPSSKNLKLLWSNVVQIPQSLYRESPGMEPFRPEQKTSISNFFMAGSYTKQDYIDSMEGATMSGHLAAAAILEKKAELAKNLAVS, from the coding sequence GTGAAAATTGCAATAGTTGGTTCTGGATTAGCTGGTCTTACAGCGGCAGTCAATTTAGTTGATGAAGGTCACGAAGTAGAAATTTACGAGAGCAGGTCATTTTGGGGAGGTAAAGTAGGAAGTTGGGAAGATAAGGAGGGCAACCACATAGAAATGGGTTTACATGTATTTTTTTACAATTATGCAAATCTGTTTAAATTAATGAAAAAAGTGGGAGCTTTAGATAATTTACTCCCGAAAGATCATACTCATCTATTCATCAATAATGGTGGGGATTTGAAATCTTTAGATTTCAGATTCCCATTGGGTGCTCCATTTAATGGACTAAAAGCTTTTTTTACCACCGAACAACTTACTTGGGTAGATAAGTTCAGAAATGCCTTAGCTTTAGGTACAAGCCCAATAGTTAGAGGATTGATAGACTATGAAGGTGCAATGAAAATCATTAGAGATCTAGATAGAATTAGTTTTAAAGAATGGTTTTTAAACCATGGTGGAAGCGAAAAAAGTTTAGAAAGAATGTGGGATCCTATCGCATATGCTTTGGGCTTTATTAATTGCAAAGATATTTCAGCAAGATGCATGCTAACTATCTTTATGATGTTTGCTTCAAAAACAGAAGCCTCAAAACTTAATCTTTTAAAAGGTTCTCCACATAAGTGGTTAACTCAACCTATTGTCAACTACATCACAAACAAAGGGGCAAAAATCCATCTTAACCATAAGGTAGAAGAAATTATTTATGAAAAGGAATCTTCCTCTTATTCAGTTAATCAGTTAAAAATATCTTCTCCTGAAGGAATTCAGGTAGTGTTTGCAGATAAATTTCTAGCTGCCTGTGATGTTCCTGGAATAAAAAAAATAATTCCAAAAGAATGGTATCAATTTAAAGAATTTGAAGGTTTAAAAAAACTTAGAGCAGTTGCTGTTGCCACAATCCAATTAAGATACGACGGTTGGGTTACCGAATTACAAAAAGATAATACGGGAAACTTCCCAACTGGACTAGATAACCTTCTTTATTCCGCTGATGCTTCTTTCAGTTGTTTTGCTGATTTAGCACTAGCAAGTCCAGCAGATTATAGAAAAAAAGATATGGGATCACTCCTCCAATGTGTTTTAACTCCGGGCGATAAATGGATGGGAAGATCTACAGAAAGAATTACAAAAGAAATAGATAAAGAGGTTCGCCGTCTATTCCCATCCTCAAAAAACCTTAAATTGCTTTGGAGTAATGTAGTACAAATTCCACAATCACTCTATAGAGAATCGCCCGGTATGGAACCTTTCAGACCCGAACAAAAAACATCTATATCTAATTTCTTCATGGCTGGTAGTTACACAAAACAAGATTACATAGACTCTATGGAGGGGGCTACAATGAGTGGTCATTTAGCTGCTGCTGCAATTTTAGAGAAGAAAGCAGAATTAGCAAAAAATCTTGCAGTAAGTTAA
- the cysK gene encoding cysteine synthase A, translating to MEIANDITSLVGNTPLVKLNRIRKYFNCYPEIIAKLESFNPSASVKDRIAYSMLCKAEEEGLITPDKTTLIEATSGNTGIALAMVAAAKGYKLILTMPDTMSIERRAMLRAYGAELQLTPGKDGMKGALDLANELSSSIANSYQFNQFENFANPDIHERTTAQEIWAQSNNNLDGLVTGVGTGGTITGCARFLKKVNPSCKIYAVEPKKSAVISGEIAGSHSIQGIGAGFVPKVLNTKLIDEIIQIDDDEAFYYGRLLARLEGLLSGISSGAALAATIKIGERKELMNKRLIVILPSFGERYLSTAMFESNTSIQARKDGYL from the coding sequence ATGGAAATAGCAAATGATATAACTTCTCTGGTTGGTAATACCCCATTAGTTAAATTAAATCGAATCAGAAAGTACTTTAATTGTTATCCAGAAATAATAGCCAAGCTTGAAAGTTTCAATCCCTCAGCTTCTGTTAAAGATCGAATTGCTTATTCAATGTTATGTAAAGCTGAAGAAGAAGGATTAATAACACCGGATAAAACAACATTAATTGAAGCAACAAGTGGGAATACTGGCATCGCATTAGCAATGGTTGCTGCAGCGAAAGGCTATAAATTGATATTAACTATGCCGGATACGATGAGTATTGAAAGAAGGGCAATGTTGAGAGCATATGGAGCTGAATTACAGCTAACACCAGGTAAAGACGGGATGAAAGGAGCTTTAGATTTAGCAAATGAGTTGTCTTCAAGCATTGCCAATAGCTATCAATTTAATCAATTTGAAAACTTTGCTAATCCCGATATTCATGAAAGAACAACGGCGCAAGAAATATGGGCCCAATCTAATAACAATTTAGATGGACTAGTGACAGGAGTAGGCACAGGAGGAACCATTACTGGTTGCGCACGTTTTTTGAAAAAAGTTAATCCAAGCTGCAAAATTTATGCGGTAGAACCCAAAAAAAGTGCTGTCATTTCAGGAGAGATAGCAGGATCTCATTCAATTCAAGGAATAGGAGCAGGTTTCGTACCGAAAGTTCTTAATACTAAATTAATAGATGAAATTATTCAAATAGATGATGATGAAGCGTTTTATTATGGACGTTTATTAGCTCGATTAGAAGGTCTTTTATCTGGGATCAGCAGCGGTGCAGCTTTAGCAGCAACTATAAAAATCGGTGAAAGGAAAGAATTAATGAATAAAAGATTAATAGTAATTCTTCCAAGTTTTGGTGAAAGATATTTATCAACAGCAATGTTTGAATCGAATACTTCGATTCAAGCCAGAAAAGATGGTTATCTTTAA
- a CDS encoding J domain-containing protein, whose amino-acid sequence MEKNFYEELGLERNATKSEIKSSYRSLVKQHHPDAGGEKERFLAIQNAWETLNDPVKKEKYDKKIFSSSTSFDSLHENWEDKFNSKKYNSSLKDKEVETWIKEIYTPINRLISQIIKPLNNEIKELSADPYDDKLMESFCSYISFSKKKIEKVDKIYNKKLVPKSISALGLDLYHCFSQVKDALSELDRYTEGYVDDYLFDGKEMIKEAKRIQTKMAIENKNKNF is encoded by the coding sequence ATGGAAAAAAATTTTTATGAAGAATTAGGCCTCGAAAGAAATGCAACCAAGAGTGAAATTAAATCTTCATATCGTTCTTTAGTTAAGCAACATCATCCTGATGCAGGTGGAGAAAAAGAAAGATTTCTTGCAATACAAAATGCCTGGGAGACTCTAAATGACCCTGTAAAAAAGGAAAAATATGATAAAAAAATTTTCTCTTCCAGTACCTCATTTGATTCATTACATGAAAATTGGGAAGATAAATTTAATTCAAAAAAATATAATTCATCGCTCAAAGACAAAGAAGTGGAAACATGGATTAAAGAGATATACACTCCGATTAATAGATTAATTAGCCAAATAATTAAACCTTTGAATAATGAAATAAAAGAACTATCTGCTGATCCTTATGATGACAAATTAATGGAAAGCTTTTGCAGTTACATAAGCTTTTCAAAAAAGAAAATTGAAAAAGTCGATAAAATTTATAATAAGAAATTAGTACCAAAATCTATTTCAGCTTTAGGATTAGATCTGTATCATTGTTTTTCACAAGTCAAAGATGCACTATCAGAGCTTGATAGATATACGGAAGGATATGTAGATGATTACTTATTTGACGGTAAAGAAATGATTAAAGAAGCAAAAAGAATTCAAACAAAGATGGCTATTGAGAACAAAAATAAAAATTTTTAG